The DNA sequence GGGGCCTGGACTGTATATCCCCAATTTTTCAATCTCTCGCCAAGTGGCTTCATATCAATCGGGCAGGCTGTAAAGCCGTGAATCAGAAGGATCGCCGTGCTTCCGCCTGAAAAGTAAAAAGGTTTGATCAGCTCTTCTCGTGTAAACATACTTCTCCCTTCCACTTACCAACATCAGGCAATAATGTCCTTATCGGTTTATTTAAACAGATTTTTTTACTGAATGCAATGTCTTTGATTTTATGATGGTAAATAAGCTTCGCTGATAGTCTTAAAGAATAAATAAAATGATTTAGGATAAATAAAGTTCATACGAAAATAGAAATGGAGATGCTTTAAAGGCATCTCCATATATTTCACTTGAAAACGATGTTTGGACGGACCTAACCTCTTAGCGAAGGAAAGGAGCGATGATCAGGGAAATTGTTCCCATAACCTTAATCAAAGCATTCAGGGAAGGACCGGCAGTATCTTTGAACGGATCGCCAACGGTGTCGCCGATAACAGCTGCAGCGTGAGCAGGAGTCCCCTTGCCGCCATGATGTCCGGATTCAATATATTTCTTGGCATTGTCCCAGGCCCCGCCGGCGTTGGCCATGAATACGGCCATCAGGAAGCCGGCAAATGTACCGCCTGCGAGCATTCCACCCATGGCGCTCTTGCCTAAAATAAATCCAACAAGTACCGGTGTGCATACGGCCAGTAAACCTGGAGCGATCATTTGTCTGATTGCCGCTTTGGTCGAAATATCAACGCAGGCTGCATAATCAGGTTTCGCTTTGCCTTCCATCAGTCCGGGGATTTCTCTGAACTGACGGCGGACTTCAGCAATCATGTCAAACGCAGCTCTTCCGACCGCCTGCATCGCAAAAGCGGAGAACAGGAACGGCAGGGCAGCACCAATAAATAGACCGACAATCGTCGTCGGCACAAGAATGTCAATGACCTGAAGGTCGGCAAGTTCAGCAAACGCGTTGAACAGAGCCAGCGCGGTAATTGCAGCTGATCCAATCGCGAAGCCTTTAGCTACGGCAGCTGTGGTATTTCCAACAGCGTCAAGTTTATCTGTTGTTTTACGCACACTCGGATCGAGTTCAGCCATTTCGGCAATACCGCCGGCATTGTCAGCCACCGGTCCGAAAGAGTCAATCGCAACGATGATTCCCGCTGTGGAAAGCATCGCCATTGCAGCCATCGCAATGCCATATATACCCGCAACCTGATAAGCCACCAGGATCGCAGCACAAATCGTAATGACCGGCAAAGCTGTACTTTTTAGACCGACAGCCAAACCCGTAATGATGTTCGTAGCTGCTCCGGTTTCGGAGGCCTTGGCAATCGACTGAGCCGGTTTCTTTTCATTGGATGTGTAGTACTCCGTGATCAAACCAATGATAATATTTACTGCAAGACCGCAGATAATGGCTAAAAATATCCTGTTTGGTGTGAGTACGAGTCCGGATTCTGTGACATAAGTTGCCGGCATCAGCAGATGGACTGCGGCAAAAGAACCAATAGCTGTAATCACATTTGTTCCCCAAAGGCCCATGTTCAGAGCCATCTGTGGATTGGCCTTTTCTCCTGTGCGCACAAAGAAGCTGGCAATAATCGAGGCAAGAATACCGATCGCACCGATAATCAGGAAGATAGACTCGCCAATGCCATGACCGCCGAAGACCGAAAAGCCGATCAGCATGCCGGAAATGGCGGTTGCAGCATAAGATTCAAACAAGTCGGCACCCATACCTGCTGTATCACCAACGTTGTCACCGACATTATCAGCAATAACTGCCGGGTTACGCGGATCATCTTCAGGAATTCCGGCTTCAACCTTCCCTACAAGGTCCGCTCCAACGTCAGCAGCCTTGGTAAAGATACCTCCACCGACACGGGCAAACAGTGCAATCGCACTTGCGCCAAAAGCAAAGGAGTTGATGGTTTCAGCATCACCAAAGATCATAAACAGCCCGGCAACACCTAACAGACCCAGACCAGCCACCGAAAATCCCATAACTGCGCCTGCACGGAATGACACGCCGAGTGCTTTGTTCAAACTGGTACGGGCAGCTTCTGTTGTACGGGCATTGGCTCTGGTCGTAATCCCCATGCCGACATAACCTGCAGCACCTGAAGCTACTGCACCAACCAAGAAGGACAGTGGTGCCGCAGCGTTACCTTTTAACGCAAATAAAGCAATAAAAATAATGATAACAATCGGAATAAGCGTTCTGTATTGACGGTTTAGATAAGCCATCGCGCCAACTTGAATCGCTTTGGAAATTTCTTTCATTTTGTCATTTCCGGCGCTTTCCTTAAGTACACTTTTTGCAAAAAACAATGCCATGAGCAGTCCGATAATTCCTGCTCCTACACCCACTAAGGGTATCTGTGAGAAATCCATTCCTACTACCTCCTAATAAATAACCACACGAAGTATGTTCCACGCAGCCTGGTGTGTTGACCTTATTTTATACCGAATAATCCGCACAATTACGGATAAATCTGCAGGTCACGGGATCTTGCTGTTATCTTATTTTAAAAACATGGTCAGCCCTAGCGAACTTACAAGGAACAAAACGGCAAATACAACACCAAATTTGGCGAATAAGCCTTCCTTTCCTTTGGCAGCCTTACCGAAAAATTGCTCACCCGCTCCGGTGATCGAACCGGAAAGACCAGCGCTTTTTCCTGGCTGCAGCAGAACTGTGGCGATTAACCCGAGAGAACTGATAATTAAAATTACAACGATTGCTATTGTCATATTTTCACCTCCCTCAAAGGTTTAAACCGTTATTTTACCCGGCTTTAACTATTTACAGCATATGTTTCCCTGGTCGGCATAAAATAGCATGTTTGTCTGATTATGGTCAGTATTGCTATTTTAGCACAGCCCCAGTGTTGACGCAAGGGAATACGGCCTGAATGGCCGATTATTGCGGATGGAATGCCCATAGCCGATTGTGGATGGACCCAGGACTGACTATTTCAGCACGGCTCTGCCTTTGTAGATAGCGGTTAACCCGAGTTCTTCCTCAATCCGGAGAAGTTCATTATATTTAACCAAACGGTCCGTACGAGCCGGCGCGCCTGTTTTCAGCTGTCCAGCATTGACTGCTACGGCAATATGGGCCAAAGAGACATCTTCTGTTTCTCCGGACCGATGGGAAATAACCGTGGTATAGCCGGCTCTTTTAGCTATCTCGATCGTATCGAGGGTTTCGGTCAGGGTGCCAATCTGATTCAGCTTGATTAAGATGGAATTCCCGCACTTCGCCTGAATTCCCCGGCTAAGCCGCGTTGGATTCGTAACAAACAAATCGTCCCCGACAAGCTGGATTCTGTTGCCGAGCCGTTGGGTGAGTTTAGCCCAGCCGTCCCAGTCTTCCTCTGACAGACCGTCTTCTATCGAGACAATCGGAAATTTGCTGCATAAGTCTTCATAGTAGGCGATCATTTCGTCCGCGGTTTTCGTCAATCCTTCGCCTTCCAGAACATATAGGCCGTTTTTATACATTTCGGTAGCCGCTGCATCAATCGCCAGTGTAACCTCTTCGCCAGGTTTGTAGCCGGCTTTTTGAATGGCATCGACAATGACTTCCAAAGCTTCGGCGTTGGAAGCAAGGTTCGGCGCAAAGCCGCCTTCATCTCCGATTGCGGTTACCAGACCTTTCCCCTTTAAGACGCTCTTAAGGGTATGGTATATTTCCGAGCCCATTCTCATCGCTTCGGCAAAGCTGGCTGCTCCGACCGGCATAATCATAAATTCCTGAATATCCACATTGTTGTCGGCATGTTTGCCTCCGTTCAGGATATTCATCATCGGCACGGGAAGCTCCTTGGCATTAATGCCGCCGATATACTGGTAGAACGGCAGGCCGAGATAAAGAGAGGCCGCTCTGGCTGCAGCCAACGATACGCCCAGAATGGCATTAGCTCCAAGCTTGCTCTTGGTTTCCGTTCCGTCGATCTCTTGAAGCGTCCGATCGATCCCCGGCTGATCAAAGACATTGAGTCCTTCCATTTCCAGACCAATCACGTCATTGACATTGTCAACCGCCTGAAGAACGCCTTTGCCAAGATAACGGTTCTTGTCCCCGTCGCGCAGTTCCAGAGCCTCAAAAGCTCCGGTGGAAGCGCCGGACGGCACAGCAGCCCGCCCCATGGTGCCGTCTTCCAGCACAACATCTACTTCAACAGTCGGAAAACCTCTGGAATCAAGGATTTCCCGTGCAATTACCTGGTCAATAAAACTCATCATAGTCACTCCTTCATTTTTTTTGATTTTTTTGGGCATACGCTATTGCTAGTACCTTGGTACTGGGTATACACCTGGGTTTGTTTGTTTGCCATGGATACTAGTATAAAAGCAAGGATTTACCGGTCATTTCCGCCGGAATATCAAGCTTCAGCAGCTTCAGCATTGTCGGTGCAATATCGCAGAGACTTCCTCCCTCCCGGAGGGTACGGTCTTTATACGTATCATTCACCAGAATGAACGGTACCTTATTGGTCGTATGCGCTGTAAACGGTGAATTTGTTTCCTGATCAATCATGCACTCAGCATTTCCATGGTCCGAAGTAATTAACACAGTCCCGCCTTTGGCCTGAACTGCATCAACGATCTTCCCGATACAAACATCGACAGCTTCCAAGGCCTTGACTGCCGCTAGAAGATATCCGGTATGTCCGATCATATCGGCGTTAGCAAAATTTAAAACAATTACATCATATTGATCTTCCCGCACTTTGCTAAGCAGGGCCTCGGTGATGCCATAGGCGCTCATTTCCGGCTGCAGGTTGTAGGTAGGCACTCCCGGTGACGGAATCAGACAGCGGTCTTCTCCATCTTCAGGTTCCTCTATCCCACCATTGAAAAAGAATGTTACATGCGCATATTTTTCTGTTTCAGCGATGCGAAGCTGCCTTAGACCTTTGGCTGCCAGAGCCTCGCCAAGTGTATTTTCGAGGTTTTGCGGCGGAAAAACCACCGGACAGTCAAAGCTGGCATCGTACTCGGTAAGGCAGACATAATGCACCCGGGGACGGTTTGTCCGTATAAAACCTTCAAAATTTTCTTCAATAAACGCCCGGGTAATTTCTCTGGCCCGGTCTGCCCGAAAATTAAAGAAAAGCACACTGTCGTCGTTTTCAATGACCGCCACTGGACGGCCTGATTCATCCGTGATTACGGTCGGGTCAACAAACTCATCGACAATCTTTTTGTCATAAGCATTCTCTACAGCTGCCAGAGCATTACAGGCCATCGGCCCCTCTCCGGCTACAAGGGCTTTATATGCTTTCTCCACTCTGTCCCAGCGCTTATCTCTGTCCATCACATAATAACGCCCACTAACTGTAGCAATTTTTCCTCTGCCAAGCTGTTTCAGTTTATTTTCCAGCTGCCGAATAAATTCCTTGGCGCTTTGGGGAAGAACATCTCTGCCGTCAAGAACCGGATGAATATAAATCTTCTCTACGCCGGCCTCAACCGCCATGTCCAGTAATGCAAACAAATGACGGATATGGGAATGGACACCACCGTCCGAAAGCAGCCCCAGCAAGTGAAAAGCTTTTCCGGAATCCCTGGCTCGGGTCATTGCTTCGCGCAGCACTTCATTCTTGACAAGGTCTCCTTCGTCCATTGCCTTGAAGATCCGTGTCAGTTCCTGATAGACGACCCGGCCGGCGCCAATGTTTAAGTGGCCGACCTCCGAATTGCCCATTTGTCCTTCCGGCAATCCCACTGCAGCACCCGAAGCGTTAAGAAGAGTATGTGGATAACTTTCCTGCAAACGGGAAAAATTCGGGATCTTTGCAAGCAGCGTTGCATTTCCATTCTTTTCTTTGCTACAGCCCCAACCGTCCAGGATCATCAGCAGGAGCGGCCTCCCTGTTGCCTCGGACATCAAAATCACCTCACGCTGCCAATCAGTTCAGTAAATCCAAGGAAGTCCAGACTTGCTCCACCGACCAGCGCACCATCAATATCCGGCTGATCCATCAGTTCGGCGATATTGGAAGCCTTGACACTTCCACCGTATAAAATTCGTATTTCCTGAGCGGCTTCAGCGGAGAGCCTCGCCAGGGTGGTACGGATTGCGGCACACATTTCCTGGGCATCCTGCGGAGAGGCTGTCCTGCCTGTTCCGATAGCCCAAATGGGTTCATATGCAACAACAATCTTTCTGATTGCTTCAGGACTCAACTCCCTGAGGGCATTCTCAACCTGCCCTTGCACAAAGACTAGGGCCTGACCTGCTTCTCTCAAAGCCAAGTTCTCACCGACACACAGAATTGGCGTCAGTCCAAAGTCCAGTGCGGTCTTAACTTTTCTTGCTATAAGCGCGTCATCTTCTTTAAAATATTCCCTGCGTTCCGAGTGGCCGATAATCACATAGGTACAGGCTAGCTCTGTCAGCATAAGCGGCGATATCTCTCCGGTATACGCGCCTTGTGTCTCATAATACATATTTTGGGCGCCAATATGGATGATACTCTCTTCAAGTTCATCCTTTAAGGCAGCCAGCGCAGTAAACGGTGCACAAATTACCATTTCCGCGTTTGTTCCATTTTCCAGTTTCTCCAAATTTTCCAACAGTCCCGCGGCAAAATCTTTGGCTTCCTGTACCGTCTTATACATCTTCCAATTACCTGCAATGATCGGCTTTCTTGTCATCAGAGACCCCTCCCATAGCTTTTTTATCTGTAATATATTCCTATGCCTGATATTTTTATATCTTATTTTGTGATATTCATATCTCGTAGACTGATTCTTTAAATTCCGCTAATACCTGAAATTGAGTAAATTTCAGTTTTCAGTTTTTTCTTTTAGTACTGCTACACCCGGCAGAATCTTTCCTTCCAGGAATTCGAGCGAAGCTCCCCCTCCGGTAGAAATATGCGTCAGTTTTTCTGCCACACCTACTTTTTCCACAGCAGCAACAGAGTCCCCACCTCCGACAATCGTTGTTCCCTGGCATCTAGCCATCGCCAGCGCGATTTGTTCCGTGCCCCGCGCAAAGTTTTCCATTTCAAATACGCCCATCGGGCCGTTCCATATGACAGTCTTCGCAGGCAGAATCGCCTCTGCAAATAATTCAGCACTTGCCGGGCCAATATCCAAAGCCATTTCTTCCGGAAGAATATTGGAGACCTCTGCAACTCTGAACGGGGCGTCCGCTTTGAACTCCAGCGTAACGACTACATCCTGCGGGAGCATCAGTTTTACGCCGGTACTTTCGGCCTGCCGGAGAAGTTCGGCGGCCAGTTCCACCTTGTCCTCTTCA is a window from the Dehalobacter sp. DCA genome containing:
- the tpiA gene encoding triose-phosphate isomerase, translating into MTRKPIIAGNWKMYKTVQEAKDFAAGLLENLEKLENGTNAEMVICAPFTALAALKDELEESIIHIGAQNMYYETQGAYTGEISPLMLTELACTYVIIGHSERREYFKEDDALIARKVKTALDFGLTPILCVGENLALREAGQALVFVQGQVENALRELSPEAIRKIVVAYEPIWAIGTGRTASPQDAQEMCAAIRTTLARLSAEAAQEIRILYGGSVKASNIAELMDQPDIDGALVGGASLDFLGFTELIGSVR
- the eno gene encoding phosphopyruvate hydratase; the protein is MSFIDQVIAREILDSRGFPTVEVDVVLEDGTMGRAAVPSGASTGAFEALELRDGDKNRYLGKGVLQAVDNVNDVIGLEMEGLNVFDQPGIDRTLQEIDGTETKSKLGANAILGVSLAAARAASLYLGLPFYQYIGGINAKELPVPMMNILNGGKHADNNVDIQEFMIMPVGAASFAEAMRMGSEIYHTLKSVLKGKGLVTAIGDEGGFAPNLASNAEALEVIVDAIQKAGYKPGEEVTLAIDAAATEMYKNGLYVLEGEGLTKTADEMIAYYEDLCSKFPIVSIEDGLSEEDWDGWAKLTQRLGNRIQLVGDDLFVTNPTRLSRGIQAKCGNSILIKLNQIGTLTETLDTIEIAKRAGYTTVISHRSGETEDVSLAHIAVAVNAGQLKTGAPARTDRLVKYNELLRIEEELGLTAIYKGRAVLK
- the secG gene encoding preprotein translocase subunit SecG, with product MTIAIVVILIISSLGLIATVLLQPGKSAGLSGSITGAGEQFFGKAAKGKEGLFAKFGVVFAVLFLVSSLGLTMFLK
- the gpmI gene encoding 2,3-bisphosphoglycerate-independent phosphoglycerate mutase is translated as MSEATGRPLLLMILDGWGCSKEKNGNATLLAKIPNFSRLQESYPHTLLNASGAAVGLPEGQMGNSEVGHLNIGAGRVVYQELTRIFKAMDEGDLVKNEVLREAMTRARDSGKAFHLLGLLSDGGVHSHIRHLFALLDMAVEAGVEKIYIHPVLDGRDVLPQSAKEFIRQLENKLKQLGRGKIATVSGRYYVMDRDKRWDRVEKAYKALVAGEGPMACNALAAVENAYDKKIVDEFVDPTVITDESGRPVAVIENDDSVLFFNFRADRAREITRAFIEENFEGFIRTNRPRVHYVCLTEYDASFDCPVVFPPQNLENTLGEALAAKGLRQLRIAETEKYAHVTFFFNGGIEEPEDGEDRCLIPSPGVPTYNLQPEMSAYGITEALLSKVREDQYDVIVLNFANADMIGHTGYLLAAVKALEAVDVCIGKIVDAVQAKGGTVLITSDHGNAECMIDQETNSPFTAHTTNKVPFILVNDTYKDRTLREGGSLCDIAPTMLKLLKLDIPAEMTGKSLLLY
- a CDS encoding sodium-translocating pyrophosphatase, translating into MDFSQIPLVGVGAGIIGLLMALFFAKSVLKESAGNDKMKEISKAIQVGAMAYLNRQYRTLIPIVIIIFIALFALKGNAAAPLSFLVGAVASGAAGYVGMGITTRANARTTEAARTSLNKALGVSFRAGAVMGFSVAGLGLLGVAGLFMIFGDAETINSFAFGASAIALFARVGGGIFTKAADVGADLVGKVEAGIPEDDPRNPAVIADNVGDNVGDTAGMGADLFESYAATAISGMLIGFSVFGGHGIGESIFLIIGAIGILASIIASFFVRTGEKANPQMALNMGLWGTNVITAIGSFAAVHLLMPATYVTESGLVLTPNRIFLAIICGLAVNIIIGLITEYYTSNEKKPAQSIAKASETGAATNIITGLAVGLKSTALPVITICAAILVAYQVAGIYGIAMAAMAMLSTAGIIVAIDSFGPVADNAGGIAEMAELDPSVRKTTDKLDAVGNTTAAVAKGFAIGSAAITALALFNAFAELADLQVIDILVPTTIVGLFIGAALPFLFSAFAMQAVGRAAFDMIAEVRRQFREIPGLMEGKAKPDYAACVDISTKAAIRQMIAPGLLAVCTPVLVGFILGKSAMGGMLAGGTFAGFLMAVFMANAGGAWDNAKKYIESGHHGGKGTPAHAAAVIGDTVGDPFKDTAGPSLNALIKVMGTISLIIAPFLR